A single region of the Kwoniella shivajii chromosome 10, complete sequence genome encodes:
- a CDS encoding Fe-S protein assembly co-chaperone HscB: MSIKKKQISSSLQSALRLRCSRFRSISPISTSISPIQTQTQVRKSYYHSTSPPAPPTRKCPNCSRIIPLPLSPCPECSFLLTLPSNLSHHSLLYLSSPILPPNAASPKGTGTGTGTGYDIVDELSHLPGNGFDLDKNDLRSKWVRRQRELHPDKFTSKGTKVVDLARELSGRVNEAYNVLGDELKRTEYLLSIHNRATDETDKLDDPMMLAEILEAREELEEADNAEEIQRIRNVNHEKVQEVITQLHAAFSQSPPNVEQAKNLAVQLRYWKGLESAAKEKAL; this comes from the exons ATGTCGATAAAGAAAAAACAGATTTCATCGAGTCTTCAATCTGCTCTACGTCTACGCTGTTCACGATTCCGATCGATATCTCCTATATCGACATCGATATCGCCAATACAGACACAGACACAAGTACGAAAATCATattatcattcaacttcacctCCTGCCCCACCTACACGTAAATGTCCAAATTGTTCACGGATTATTCCattacctttatcaccttgtCCTGAATGTTCTTTTTTATTGACATTACCTTCTAATCTATCCCATCATTCACTAttatacctttcttctccaatccTGCCTCCCAATGCAGCGAGTCCGAAGGGGACAGGGACAGGGACGGGGACAGGGTATGATATCGTAGATGAGTTGAGTCATTTACCTGGTAATGGATTCGATTTGGATAAAAACGATTTAAGAAGTAAATGGGTAAGAAGACAAAGGGAATTACATCCAGATAAATTCACGTCAAAAGGAACGAAAGTAGTTGACCTAGCTAGAGAATTAAGTGGCAGAGTCAATGAAGCTTATAATGTATTAGGAGATGAATTGAAGAGGACAGAATATCTA TTATCAATACACAACAGGGCGACGGACGAAACAGATAAGCTAGACGATCCAATGATGTTGGCAGAGATCTTGGAAGCGAgagaggaattggaagaagcgGATAACGCAGAGGAGATACAAAGGATACGCAATGTCAATCATG AAAAAGTACAAGAAGTGATTACTCAATTACACGCAGCATTCTCCCAATCTCCGCCAAATGTGGAACAAGCAAAGAACCTAGCTGTACAATTAAGGTATTGGAAGGGATTAGAAAGTGCCGCCAAGGAAAAAGCTCTATAA